The Aurantiacibacter arachoides genome window below encodes:
- a CDS encoding error-prone DNA polymerase, producing the protein MPENDLLQPRRTIELDPDTIDAPSRAPFVELGLVSCFSFLRGASDAVDLVLTARALGYDAIGIADANSMAGVVRVHTEARTLKMRPVIGTRIETVEGFAFLAYPRDRAAYGRLCSLISAGRMATLDGEWQEKGACDINLAMLVDHAEDVHLVIMPPRDLDRHFTVAVPSNVVAFPGSTTPAFGPYRLTAPFPDLLRHLRAMLPGMGHLAAAYLYQGNDIARIDRLDALARANGMRLLATNDVHYHAADRRPLQDVMTAIRHKTTVAAAGHLLHGNSERHLKSPAEMARLFARWPHAIAAARAVADACTFSLEELQYEYPEEIYPQGMGPQDYLEMETFWGATDRYPHGVPDHILATLEKELALIAKMGLARYFLTIKGIVDFARYEVDPPILCQGRGSAANSAVCYCLGITSVDPAHHQLLFDRFISEDRKEPPDIDVDFEHERREEVIQHIYRRYGRHRAGLCATVIHYRPRMAIREVGKAMGLTEDVTAALARTVWGGWGKEVSEKHAAETGMDVTDPHLRRVLKLTEQMVGMPRHLSQHVGGFILTEGALTATVPVGNGAMPDRTFIEWDKDDIEALGILKVDVLALGMLTCIRKCLNLLEDHHDRSLTLASVPREDPETYAMLRKGDSLGVFQVESRAQMNMLPRLRPREFYDLVIQVAIVRPGPIQGDMVHPYLKRRRGAEQVQIPAPSPEHGPPDELSSILERTLGVPIFQEQAMKIALDAARFSSKEANRLRKAMATFRSRGMVDELQDMMVERMVDRGYDRDFAQRCFNQIRGFGEYGFPESHAASFAHLVYVSSWLKCHFPAAFGCALLNSQPMGFYAPAQIVRDAAEHGVQVLPVDVNLSAWDCTLEVTGLANEAGADVSGRQDRHIALRLGLRQIDGLPEHVAAKLVAARADGGAYADVAELRDRARIGPAHVERLASADAFQSMDLTRRQALWDARSLVAAPDLPLFAHADERDEGAERRRAILPRMPLSEEVVADYQTTRLSLKAHPLAFLRASLADRGFVRAVDLRARKFRSMVQVAGVVLIRQRPGSAKGVCFITLEDETGVINLVVWPDLKEKQRTVVMGARLMEVRGRVEYDDEVIHVIAHHMTDATRELHRLSDDLLRPVIARADHVNSPLACGKPNPRDDLRTGADDPHNTQAAGPVEPWQPPGPGNRECGFHGPEAGGHPRDVRIIPKSRDFH; encoded by the coding sequence ATGCCCGAAAACGACCTTCTCCAGCCCCGCCGGACGATCGAGCTCGATCCCGACACCATCGATGCACCATCACGCGCGCCGTTCGTGGAACTCGGCCTCGTCAGCTGCTTCAGCTTCCTGCGCGGGGCATCCGATGCGGTCGACCTGGTGCTGACGGCACGCGCGCTTGGCTACGATGCCATCGGGATCGCCGATGCTAATTCGATGGCCGGTGTCGTGCGCGTGCATACCGAGGCGAGGACGCTGAAAATGCGCCCCGTCATCGGCACGCGGATCGAGACCGTCGAAGGGTTCGCTTTCCTCGCCTATCCGCGCGACCGGGCCGCCTATGGCCGCCTCTGCAGCCTCATCAGCGCGGGCCGCATGGCCACGCTGGATGGCGAATGGCAGGAAAAGGGCGCCTGCGACATCAACCTGGCCATGCTGGTGGACCATGCCGAAGACGTGCACCTCGTCATCATGCCGCCGCGCGACCTGGACCGGCATTTCACCGTTGCCGTGCCCAGCAACGTGGTGGCCTTTCCGGGCAGCACTACGCCCGCCTTCGGCCCCTACCGGCTGACCGCGCCATTCCCCGATCTGCTGCGCCACCTGCGGGCCATGTTGCCCGGCATGGGCCACCTTGCGGCGGCCTATCTGTATCAGGGCAATGATATCGCCCGGATCGACCGGCTCGATGCCCTCGCGCGGGCGAACGGGATGCGCCTGCTCGCCACCAACGATGTGCATTACCATGCCGCCGATCGCCGTCCGTTGCAGGACGTGATGACCGCGATCCGTCACAAGACCACCGTGGCCGCCGCGGGCCATCTGCTCCACGGCAATTCCGAACGGCACCTCAAGAGCCCGGCCGAAATGGCGCGCCTGTTCGCCCGCTGGCCCCACGCCATTGCCGCCGCGCGCGCGGTGGCCGATGCCTGCACTTTCAGCCTCGAAGAACTGCAATACGAGTATCCTGAGGAAATCTATCCGCAGGGCATGGGCCCGCAGGACTATCTGGAGATGGAGACGTTCTGGGGCGCGACTGACCGCTACCCCCATGGCGTGCCCGACCACATCCTCGCCACGCTGGAAAAGGAACTGGCACTGATCGCAAAGATGGGGCTGGCGCGCTATTTCCTCACCATCAAGGGCATCGTCGATTTCGCCCGATACGAGGTTGATCCGCCGATCCTGTGCCAGGGGCGGGGCAGCGCGGCCAATTCGGCGGTGTGCTATTGCCTGGGCATCACCAGCGTCGACCCGGCGCACCACCAGCTGCTGTTCGATCGCTTCATCTCCGAAGACCGCAAGGAACCGCCCGACATCGATGTCGATTTCGAGCACGAGCGGCGCGAGGAGGTGATCCAGCACATCTACCGACGCTATGGCCGCCACCGTGCCGGGCTGTGCGCCACGGTCATCCACTATCGCCCGCGCATGGCCATCCGCGAGGTGGGCAAGGCGATGGGGCTGACCGAGGATGTCACCGCCGCGCTGGCGCGCACCGTGTGGGGCGGGTGGGGCAAGGAGGTGAGCGAGAAGCACGCCGCCGAAACCGGCATGGACGTGACCGATCCGCACCTGCGCCGCGTGCTGAAACTGACCGAGCAGATGGTCGGGATGCCCCGCCACCTGTCGCAGCACGTCGGGGGATTCATCCTGACCGAAGGCGCGCTGACCGCAACCGTGCCGGTGGGCAACGGGGCCATGCCCGACCGCACGTTCATCGAGTGGGACAAGGATGACATCGAGGCGCTCGGCATCCTCAAGGTGGACGTGCTGGCGCTGGGGATGCTGACCTGCATCCGCAAGTGTCTGAACCTGCTGGAGGACCACCACGATCGATCGCTGACGCTCGCCAGCGTGCCGCGGGAAGACCCGGAAACCTATGCCATGCTGCGCAAGGGCGATTCGCTCGGCGTGTTCCAGGTTGAAAGCCGGGCGCAGATGAACATGCTGCCCCGCCTGCGCCCGCGCGAGTTCTACGATCTCGTCATCCAGGTCGCCATCGTGCGCCCCGGTCCGATCCAGGGCGACATGGTGCACCCCTACCTGAAGCGCCGCCGCGGGGCGGAACAGGTGCAGATCCCAGCGCCATCGCCCGAACACGGCCCGCCCGACGAGCTTTCCAGCATCCTAGAGCGGACGCTTGGCGTGCCGATCTTCCAGGAACAGGCGATGAAGATCGCGCTCGATGCGGCCAGGTTCTCCAGCAAGGAGGCCAACCGCCTGCGCAAGGCGATGGCGACCTTCCGCAGCCGCGGCATGGTGGACGAATTGCAGGACATGATGGTCGAACGCATGGTCGACCGCGGCTACGACCGCGACTTCGCCCAGCGCTGCTTCAACCAGATCCGCGGCTTCGGCGAATACGGCTTCCCCGAGAGTCACGCGGCCAGCTTTGCACACCTCGTCTACGTTTCGAGCTGGCTGAAATGCCACTTTCCCGCCGCCTTCGGCTGCGCGCTGCTCAACTCGCAACCCATGGGCTTCTACGCCCCGGCGCAGATCGTGCGCGATGCGGCCGAGCACGGCGTGCAGGTGCTGCCGGTCGATGTGAACCTCAGCGCGTGGGACTGCACGCTGGAGGTGACGGGCCTGGCCAATGAAGCCGGTGCCGACGTGTCCGGCCGTCAGGACCGGCACATCGCGCTGCGCCTGGGCCTGCGGCAGATCGACGGCTTGCCCGAACACGTCGCCGCCAAGCTCGTCGCGGCGCGGGCGGACGGCGGCGCTTATGCCGATGTCGCCGAACTGCGCGATCGGGCGCGAATCGGGCCGGCGCATGTCGAACGGCTTGCCAGCGCCGATGCCTTTCAGTCGATGGACCTCACCCGGCGGCAGGCGCTGTGGGATGCGCGCAGCCTGGTTGCCGCGCCCGACCTGCCGCTGTTCGCCCATGCCGACGAGCGCGACGAGGGGGCAGAGCGGCGCCGCGCCATCCTGCCGCGGATGCCGCTTTCCGAGGAAGTCGTCGCCGATTACCAGACCACGCGCCTCAGCCTGAAGGCGCATCCGCTGGCGTTCCTGCGGGCCAGCCTGGCGGATCGCGGCTTCGTGCGCGCCGTGGACCTGCGTGCCCGCAAGTTCCGTTCGATGGTGCAGGTGGCGGGGGTCGTGCTGATCCGCCAGCGGCCGGGCAGTGCCAAGGGCGTATGCTTCATTACGCTGGAGGACGAGACCGGCGTCATCAACCTGGTCGTCTGGCCCGATCTCAAGGAAAAGCAGCGCACCGTGGTAATGGGCGCGCGGTTGATGGAGGTGCGGGGCCGGGTGGAATACGATGACGAGGTGATCCACGTCATTGCCCATCACATGACGGATGCCACGCGCGAACTGCATCGCCTGTCGGATGACCTGCTGCGCCCGGTGATCGCGCGCGCCGATCATGTCAATTCACCGCTCGCCTGTGGCAAGCCGAACCCGCGCGACGACCTGCGCACGGGCGCGGACGACCCTCACAACACGCAAGCGGCCGGGCCGGTGGAACCGTGGCAGCCCCCCGGCCCGGGCAACCGGGAATGCGGTTTCCACGGCCCGGAGGCTGGCGGCCATCCGCGCGATGTGCGGATCATTCCCAAGTCGCGCGACTTTCACTAG
- a CDS encoding extensin family protein has translation MIAREIGAFRGDRRVLALIVVAALALTGRAWLAEHPEHDPGAPLNLNDPRGWATATKLAALRSDVPECRAVLERSGVAFTPLDPVGEGECRREDRLTLAEAPLSPASPQLTCPVAAGLQMWIDKDVQRLAEETLDTRVARIDQLGTYSCRRMYGAATGGWSEHATGNAIDIAGFVMEDGRHVSILRDWAGDTPESEFLQSVRDAACQSFGTVLSPDYNAAHADHLHLDQGRALVMGACR, from the coding sequence ATGATCGCACGCGAGATAGGCGCCTTTCGCGGTGACCGGCGGGTGCTGGCGCTGATTGTGGTGGCCGCTCTGGCCCTGACCGGTCGCGCCTGGCTGGCCGAACACCCTGAACACGATCCCGGTGCTCCGCTCAATCTGAACGATCCACGGGGCTGGGCGACGGCGACAAAGCTGGCGGCTCTGCGCAGCGACGTGCCGGAATGCCGGGCGGTCCTTGAAAGAAGCGGGGTCGCCTTTACTCCGCTTGACCCGGTGGGCGAGGGGGAATGCCGACGCGAGGATCGGCTGACGCTGGCCGAGGCACCCTTGTCCCCCGCAAGCCCGCAGCTGACCTGTCCGGTGGCGGCGGGGTTGCAGATGTGGATCGACAAGGATGTCCAGCGACTGGCGGAAGAGACCCTGGACACGCGGGTGGCGCGAATCGATCAGTTGGGGACCTACAGCTGCCGGCGGATGTACGGCGCGGCGACCGGGGGGTGGAGCGAACATGCCACGGGCAACGCGATCGATATAGCCGGCTTCGTCATGGAAGATGGCCGCCATGTCAGCATCCTGCGAGACTGGGCCGGTGACACGCCCGAATCGGAATTCCTGCAGTCGGTGCGCGATGCCGCCTGCCAGAGTTTCGGAACGGTCCTGTCGCCAGACTATAACGCGGCGCACGCGGACCATCTGCATCTGGATCAGGGTCGGGCGCTTGTAATGGGCGCGTGCCGGTAA
- the pstB gene encoding phosphate ABC transporter ATP-binding protein PstB, giving the protein MRARDVSIYYGTKKAIDAVSVDVFTEYVTAFIGPSGCGKSTFLRALNRMNDTIPSARVEGTIELDGEDIYASGMDVVQLRARVGMVFQKPNPFPKSIYENIAYGPRIHGLAEGKDELDAIVEKSLRRAGLWEEVKDRLQDSGTALSGGQQQRLCIARAIAVDPEVILMDEPCSALDPIATAKIEELIGDLRGRYAIVIVTHSMQQAARVSQRTAFFHLGHLVEYGHTEDIFTNPREQRTQDYITGRYG; this is encoded by the coding sequence ATGCGGGCGCGCGATGTGTCCATCTACTACGGGACGAAAAAGGCCATCGATGCGGTTTCGGTCGACGTGTTCACCGAATACGTGACCGCGTTCATCGGCCCCTCGGGCTGCGGCAAGTCGACATTCCTGCGCGCCCTCAACCGCATGAACGACACCATCCCTTCCGCCCGCGTGGAAGGGACCATCGAACTCGACGGAGAGGATATCTACGCCAGCGGCATGGACGTGGTGCAGCTGCGCGCGCGGGTCGGCATGGTGTTCCAGAAGCCCAATCCGTTCCCCAAGTCGATTTACGAGAACATTGCCTACGGCCCGCGCATCCACGGCCTTGCCGAGGGCAAGGACGAGCTTGACGCCATTGTCGAGAAATCGCTGCGCCGCGCGGGACTTTGGGAAGAGGTGAAGGATCGCCTGCAGGATTCGGGCACAGCCCTTTCGGGCGGGCAACAGCAACGTCTGTGCATCGCCCGCGCCATCGCCGTGGATCCCGAGGTCATCCTGATGGACGAGCCGTGCAGCGCGCTCGACCCGATCGCCACCGCCAAGATCGAGGAACTGATCGGTGATTTGCGCGGCCGGTATGCCATCGTCATCGTCACGCACTCGATGCAGCAGGCGGCCCGCGTATCGCAGCGCACGGCCTTCTTCCATCTTGGGCATCTGGTAGAGTATGGTCACACCGAGGACATCTTCACCAATCCGCGTGAGCAACGCACGCAGGACTACATCACAGGCAGGTACGGCTGA
- a CDS encoding putative DNA modification/repair radical SAM protein has translation MAALDTIQKLEILADAAKYDASCASSGTAKRNSKSGGIGSTEGMGICHAYAPDGRCISLLKILLTNHCIFDCHYCVNRKSSNVRRAKFTPQEVADLTLTFYRRNYIEGLFLSSGIIKSSNHTMELLVETARILREEHDFRGYIHLKTIPEADPQLVHQAGLYADRISINVELPTDAGLTRLAPDKDAAKIEGAMGGMKMAMKQAVDEKKRFKHAPRFAPAGQSTQMIVGADAASDADIVGKASRLYDRFRLRRVYYSAFSPIPDASAVLPLKRPPLMREHRLYQSDWLMRFYGFAPREVMQATEADGNLPLDIDPKLAWALKFREHFPVDVNRATKEQLWRVPGLGTKAVAQIIASRRHRTLRLEDVAKLTVSISRVRPFLIAADWRPITLTDRADLRALLAPKQEQLELFAG, from the coding sequence ATGGCCGCGCTCGATACCATCCAGAAGCTGGAAATCCTTGCCGATGCGGCGAAGTACGATGCCTCGTGCGCATCGTCCGGCACGGCCAAGCGCAACAGCAAGTCGGGCGGCATCGGCTCGACCGAGGGGATGGGCATCTGTCATGCCTATGCGCCCGATGGGCGATGCATCTCGCTGCTGAAGATCCTGCTGACCAATCACTGCATTTTCGATTGCCACTACTGCGTCAACCGCAAGAGTTCGAACGTGCGGCGCGCCAAGTTTACGCCGCAGGAAGTGGCCGACCTCACGCTCACCTTTTATCGCCGCAATTATATAGAGGGGCTGTTCCTTTCCTCGGGCATCATCAAGAGCTCCAACCACACGATGGAACTGCTGGTGGAAACCGCGCGCATCCTGCGCGAGGAGCACGACTTTCGCGGCTATATCCACCTGAAGACCATTCCCGAGGCGGATCCGCAGCTGGTCCATCAGGCCGGGCTCTATGCGGACCGCATTTCCATCAACGTCGAACTGCCCACCGATGCCGGCCTTACCCGTCTCGCACCCGACAAGGACGCAGCGAAGATCGAAGGCGCGATGGGCGGCATGAAGATGGCCATGAAGCAGGCCGTCGACGAGAAGAAGCGCTTCAAGCACGCACCGCGTTTCGCGCCCGCTGGCCAGTCGACGCAGATGATCGTGGGGGCGGACGCGGCAAGCGATGCGGATATCGTGGGCAAGGCCAGCCGCCTCTACGATCGATTCCGCCTGCGCCGCGTCTATTACAGCGCGTTCTCGCCAATCCCCGATGCGAGTGCGGTGCTGCCGCTGAAGCGCCCGCCGTTGATGCGCGAGCACCGGCTTTACCAGTCGGACTGGCTGATGCGGTTCTACGGCTTCGCCCCGCGCGAGGTGATGCAGGCGACCGAGGCGGACGGCAACCTGCCGCTCGATATCGATCCCAAGCTCGCCTGGGCGTTGAAATTCCGTGAGCACTTTCCCGTCGACGTCAACCGCGCCACGAAGGAACAGTTGTGGCGGGTGCCGGGGCTGGGGACCAAGGCCGTGGCGCAGATCATCGCCAGCCGCCGCCATCGCACATTGCGGCTGGAGGACGTGGCCAAGCTCACCGTCTCCATCAGCCGCGTGCGGCCTTTCCTGATTGCCGCCGACTGGCGCCCGATCACATTGACGGACCGCGCGGATCTGCGCGCGCTGCTGGCGCCGAAGCAGGAACAGCTCGAGCTGTTCGCGGGATGA
- the phoB gene encoding phosphate regulon transcriptional regulator PhoB: MSAPKLLLVEDDTALAELLQYRFENEGYVVRATPDGDEALVMAAEDPPDLVILDWMIEGVSGIEVCRRLRRDRATAHVPILMLTAREAEDDRVRGLETGADDYVTKPFSPRELLARVSAVLRRVRPALAGETIEAGDLKLDPVAHRIERRGHEMRLGPTEYRLAKFFIEHPRRVFSRAQLLDAVWGTQSEIEERTVDVHIRRLRKALTVPNAPDPIRTIRSAGYALEPS; this comes from the coding sequence ATGTCCGCCCCCAAGCTGCTGCTGGTCGAAGACGACACCGCGCTGGCCGAACTGCTGCAGTATCGCTTCGAGAACGAGGGCTATGTCGTGCGGGCCACACCCGACGGCGACGAAGCCCTGGTCATGGCCGCCGAGGATCCGCCGGACCTGGTGATCCTCGACTGGATGATCGAGGGGGTAAGCGGGATCGAGGTTTGCCGGCGGTTGCGGCGGGACCGGGCCACGGCGCACGTGCCCATTCTCATGCTTACCGCACGCGAAGCAGAGGACGACCGTGTGCGCGGCCTGGAAACCGGCGCGGACGACTATGTCACCAAGCCGTTCTCTCCCCGCGAACTGCTGGCGCGGGTTTCCGCCGTCTTGCGCCGGGTCAGGCCGGCGCTTGCGGGGGAGACCATCGAGGCAGGCGATCTCAAGCTCGATCCTGTCGCCCATCGAATCGAGCGGCGCGGGCACGAAATGCGCTTGGGGCCCACCGAATACCGGCTGGCGAAGTTTTTCATCGAGCATCCGCGGCGGGTGTTTTCCCGCGCGCAATTGCTGGATGCGGTGTGGGGAACGCAAAGCGAGATCGAGGAGCGAACGGTGGACGTCCATATCCGTCGTCTGCGCAAGGCGCTCACCGTGCCGAACGCGCCCGATCCAATCCGCACCATCCGCTCGGCGGGATATGCTCTCGAACCATCGTGA
- a CDS encoding UdgX family uracil-DNA binding protein (This protein belongs to the uracil DNA glycosylase superfamily, members of which act in excision repair of DNA. However, it belongs more specifically to UdgX branch, whose founding member was found to bind uracil in DNA (where it does not belong), without cleaving it, appears to promote DNA repair by a pathway involving RecA, rather than base excision.): MTALQHVRLGTYYVVNLPDPDDFAFWRERARSLIQCDVPPDRIAWVEPGATGSLFSHGERRAPVPDDPDRPVRASKRFVSLAKNAALHSDPERFALLYRMLWRLQSNPRLMEDKADADVRRIEELDKAVRRDAHKMHAFVRFRMVEELDEEGQPHEHYVAWFEPDHHILRREAGFFVRRFASMRWSILTPAGTLHWDGEVLREGPPAERGDAPQGDPAEDLWRKYYASIFNPARLKIGAMLKEMPKKYWKNMPEAALIPELVAGAQRRESAMVAAGELEFAERPETLEAIDKAIHACRQCPIGHLDNQAVMGEGPRDAALMIVGEQPGDQEDLAGRPFVGPAGQVLDAGLEQAGIDRSGTYVTNAVKHFKYVQRGKRRLHQSPTAKEIDTCRWWQEAERAIVKPKLVLALGASAARGLLGKTVSITKARGEPIPLDDGSELWVTAHPSYLLRLDGPAREEQQRLFAADLAAVKERLDQMAEAP, from the coding sequence ATGACCGCGTTGCAACACGTCAGGCTTGGCACTTACTACGTCGTCAACCTGCCCGATCCTGACGACTTCGCCTTCTGGCGAGAGCGGGCGCGCAGCCTGATTCAGTGCGACGTGCCGCCCGATCGGATCGCCTGGGTGGAGCCGGGCGCCACCGGCTCGCTGTTCAGCCACGGTGAGCGGCGCGCACCCGTGCCCGACGATCCCGATCGCCCCGTGCGCGCCAGCAAGCGCTTCGTCTCGCTGGCGAAGAACGCAGCGCTGCATTCCGATCCGGAACGCTTTGCGCTGCTCTATCGCATGCTGTGGCGGTTGCAGTCCAACCCGCGCCTGATGGAGGACAAGGCCGATGCCGACGTTCGCCGGATCGAGGAGCTGGACAAGGCCGTCCGCCGCGACGCGCACAAGATGCACGCCTTCGTGCGCTTCCGCATGGTGGAAGAGCTGGACGAGGAGGGCCAGCCGCACGAGCATTACGTCGCCTGGTTCGAGCCCGATCACCATATCCTGCGGCGCGAGGCGGGCTTCTTCGTGCGCCGTTTTGCCTCCATGCGATGGTCGATCCTGACGCCGGCGGGCACGCTGCACTGGGACGGCGAGGTCCTGCGCGAAGGCCCACCCGCCGAGCGCGGCGACGCGCCGCAGGGCGATCCGGCGGAGGACCTGTGGCGCAAGTACTACGCATCCATCTTCAATCCTGCGCGTTTGAAGATCGGGGCGATGCTGAAGGAAATGCCCAAGAAATACTGGAAGAACATGCCCGAGGCCGCGCTCATTCCCGAGCTGGTGGCAGGCGCTCAGCGGCGGGAGAGCGCGATGGTCGCGGCAGGAGAACTGGAATTTGCCGAGCGGCCCGAGACGCTGGAAGCCATCGACAAGGCCATCCATGCCTGTCGCCAGTGCCCCATCGGCCATCTCGACAACCAGGCGGTGATGGGGGAGGGGCCGCGCGATGCGGCCCTGATGATCGTGGGCGAACAGCCGGGCGATCAGGAAGACCTTGCCGGGCGACCCTTCGTCGGACCTGCCGGACAGGTTCTCGACGCCGGGCTGGAGCAGGCGGGGATCGACCGGAGCGGCACCTATGTCACCAACGCGGTCAAGCATTTCAAATACGTCCAGCGCGGCAAGCGGCGGCTGCACCAGTCGCCCACGGCCAAGGAAATCGACACCTGCCGCTGGTGGCAGGAGGCCGAGCGTGCCATCGTGAAACCCAAACTGGTGCTGGCGTTGGGCGCGTCCGCCGCGCGCGGGCTGCTCGGCAAGACGGTCAGCATCACCAAGGCACGCGGCGAGCCGATCCCGCTCGACGACGGCAGCGAGCTGTGGGTCACCGCGCACCCTTCCTATCTGCTCCGCCTCGACGGGCCAGCGCGGGAAGAACAGCAACGCCTGTTCGCCGCAGACCTGGCCGCGGTGAAGGAGCGGCTCGACCAGATGGCGGAGGCCCCCTGA
- the phoU gene encoding phosphate signaling complex protein PhoU, translated as MEHTVKAFDEDITRLRGLIAEMGGLAELGISEALSALVSGDEELARRVVARDKKLDALEAEVDALAVRVLALRAPMADDLREIVAALKISGVVERIGDYAKNIAKRIGKIDGRAKFEPLTLLPAMGEIAAEMVHDVLTAFAARDPVLALEVIERDEKVDAFYDSIFRNLVSHMVENPSTISTAAQLLFVARNIERIGDHATNVAEMVHYSATGTYPREIER; from the coding sequence ATGGAACATACCGTCAAGGCATTCGATGAGGACATAACCCGGCTGCGCGGCCTGATCGCCGAAATGGGCGGCCTGGCGGAACTGGGCATCAGCGAGGCCCTGTCGGCACTGGTTTCGGGTGACGAGGAGCTTGCCCGCCGTGTGGTCGCCCGTGACAAGAAGCTCGACGCGCTGGAGGCTGAGGTCGATGCTCTGGCGGTGCGGGTGCTGGCCCTGCGGGCGCCGATGGCGGACGATCTGCGCGAAATCGTCGCCGCGCTGAAGATTTCCGGGGTCGTAGAACGCATTGGCGACTACGCCAAGAACATCGCCAAGCGTATCGGCAAGATCGACGGGCGGGCCAAGTTCGAACCGCTCACCCTGCTTCCCGCCATGGGCGAGATCGCGGCCGAAATGGTCCACGATGTTCTCACCGCGTTTGCCGCGCGCGATCCAGTCCTGGCGCTGGAAGTGATCGAACGGGACGAAAAGGTCGACGCCTTTTACGATTCGATCTTCCGCAACCTCGTCAGTCACATGGTGGAGAACCCCTCCACCATTTCGACCGCGGCGCAGTTGCTGTTCGTGGCCCGCAACATCGAACGAATTGGCGACCACGCCACCAACGTCGCCGAGATGGTGCATTACTCGGCAACCGGAACCTATCCGCGCGAAATCGAGCGCTGA
- a CDS encoding LysE family translocator, with protein MIDPEKLVAFALVTGATSLVPGQSMLFVMAQAIWRGPRSGWAALLGMQFGYILWWVLAGLGLGTLAAAYPLVFHLLALAGATYLGWLGLAAIRNSFAPDEDGARTAREPSRHAFRDGIAVAVGNPKSLLYMLAILPPFVDPGRAAASQLVVLALVAMVIDLAIGALYIGTGQRLARFMERARSRRWIDLAIGAAFLLIAALVLIEIAGDLP; from the coding sequence GTGATCGATCCCGAGAAACTCGTCGCCTTTGCGCTGGTCACCGGCGCCACCAGCCTGGTGCCGGGGCAATCCATGCTGTTCGTGATGGCGCAGGCCATCTGGCGCGGGCCGCGATCGGGATGGGCGGCGCTGCTGGGGATGCAGTTCGGCTACATCCTGTGGTGGGTGCTTGCCGGACTCGGACTGGGCACGCTGGCCGCTGCCTATCCACTGGTCTTTCACCTGCTGGCCCTGGCGGGGGCGACCTACCTGGGTTGGCTGGGCCTGGCGGCGATCCGCAATTCGTTTGCGCCGGACGAGGATGGCGCACGCACGGCGCGCGAACCGTCGCGTCACGCCTTTCGTGACGGGATCGCCGTCGCCGTCGGCAATCCCAAATCGTTGCTCTACATGCTTGCCATCCTGCCGCCTTTTGTCGACCCCGGACGCGCTGCCGCATCGCAGCTGGTGGTGCTGGCGCTTGTCGCGATGGTGATCGACTTGGCAATCGGGGCGCTTTACATCGGCACGGGACAGCGACTGGCGCGTTTCATGGAACGCGCGCGATCACGCCGCTGGATAGACTTGGCCATCGGCGCCGCGTTCCTGCTGATCGCCGCGCTGGTATTGATCGAGATCGCAGGGGACCTTCCATGA